The Geodermatophilaceae bacterium NBWT11 genome has a segment encoding these proteins:
- a CDS encoding signal peptidase I: MTAVLPAPALLPQPVPTSTGLPAGAPLLPRVARAAGRGLADLVVLVAVLAFCFLAAGPHLLGYRTVTMLTASMAPGIEPGDVVVALPIPVAEVEPGMVITYAIPIGDRRVVSHRVVSVDRAVDGTTTIQTQGDANDGLDPWQATLDGDTAWQVRAVVPHLGSAIALLRSPVLTQTLVWVVPAVLVGWALLGIWRPADEEPTDDAEGDDGERVPA; this comes from the coding sequence ATGACCGCCGTCCTGCCCGCTCCGGCCCTGCTGCCGCAGCCCGTCCCGACGTCCACCGGGCTCCCGGCCGGGGCGCCGCTCCTCCCGCGGGTGGCCCGCGCGGCCGGCCGCGGTCTGGCCGACCTGGTCGTGCTCGTCGCGGTCTTGGCGTTCTGCTTCCTCGCCGCCGGCCCGCACCTGCTGGGCTACCGCACGGTGACGATGCTGACCGCGAGCATGGCCCCGGGCATCGAGCCCGGCGACGTCGTCGTCGCACTGCCCATCCCGGTCGCCGAGGTGGAGCCCGGGATGGTGATCACCTACGCGATCCCGATCGGCGACCGCCGGGTGGTCAGCCACCGGGTCGTCAGCGTCGACCGCGCGGTGGACGGGACCACGACGATCCAGACCCAGGGCGACGCGAACGACGGCCTGGACCCCTGGCAGGCCACCCTCGACGGCGACACCGCCTGGCAGGTCCGTGCGGTCGTGCCGCACCTGGGCTCGGCCATCGCGCTGCTGCGCTCGCCGGTGCTCACCCAGACGCTGGTGTGGGTCGTCCCGGCGGTGCTGGTCGGCTGGGCGTTGCTCGGCATCTGGCGGCCCGCCGACGAGGAGCCCACCGACGACGCCGAGGGCGACGACGGCGAGCGGGTGCCCGCGTGA